Proteins encoded in a region of the Pelmatolapia mariae isolate MD_Pm_ZW linkage group LG16_19, Pm_UMD_F_2, whole genome shotgun sequence genome:
- the LOC134645859 gene encoding cell cycle control protein 50A-like: MMASSYNAKEEDGHHSGASSGTGVSKNKKPDNTAFKQQRLPAWQPILTAGSVLPAFFVIGLIFIPIGIGLYVTSNNIKEFEIDYTGVSSDSPCYNCAKNFTWNTTEPCVCTVNFTLAQPFESNVFMYYGLSNFYQNHRRYVKSRDDRQLNGDLSALTDPSKECEPYRKSGDVSIAPCGAIANSLFNDTLVLYYVDSNNSKTEVPLVKKGIAWWTDKHVKFRNPAGNSNLTLAFQDTAKPVNWAKPVYELDPSDPDNNGFINEDFIVWMRTAALPTFRKLYRIIQKKSGATPTLPNGNYMLNITYNYPVLSFDGRKRMILSTISWMGGKNPFLGIAYITVGSICFFLGVVLLIIHHKYDNRNTSADIPS, from the exons ATGATGGCGTCGAGCTACAACGCTAAGGAAGAGGACGGACACCACTCCGGCGCTTCGAGCGGCACCGGCGTTTCGAAAAATAAGAAACCGGACAACACGGCGTTCAAACAGCAGAGACTTCCAGCCTGGCAGCCCATCCTCACAGCAGGCAGTGTGCTGCCGGCTTTTTTCGTCATTGGGCTCATCTTCATCCCCATCGGCATCGGCCTGTATGTCACATCCAACAACATCAAAGAGTTTGAG ATCGACTACACTGGTGTGAGCAGTGACAGCCCGTGCTACAACTGTGCAAAGAACTTCACCTGGAACACCACAGAGCCCTGTGTCTGCACCGTCAACTTCACTTTGGCCCAGCCGTTTGAG AGCAATGTCTTCATGTACTACGGCTTGTCCAACTTCTACCAGAACCACAGACGCTATGTGAAGTCCAGGGATGACAGACAGCTGAACGGTGACCTGTCTGCTCTGACG GACCCCAGCAAGGAGTGTGAGCCGTACCGTAAGAGCGGAGATGTGTCCATTGCTCCATGTGGGGCCATAGCTAACAGCCTTTTCAACG ACACTCTGGTGCTGTACTACGTCGATTccaacaacagcaaaactgaAGTTCCTCTGGTAAAAAAAGGCATTGCTTGGTGGACGGACAAGCATGTGAAATTCAGGAATCCTGCTGGAAACAGCAACCTGACTTTAGCTTTCCAAG ACACAGCGAAGCCGGTGAACTGGGCGAAGCCGGTGTACGAGCTGGACCCATCGGATCCCGATAACAACGGCTTTATCAATGAGGACTTCATCGTGTGGATGCGCACGGCTGCATTGCCCACCTTTCGGAAGCTCTATCGCATCATCCAGAAGAAGTCTGGCGCCACCCCAACTCTCCCCAACGGGAATTATATGTTGAACATCACCTACA ATTACCCCGTACTCAGTTTTGATGGTCGCAAGCGGATGATCCTGAGCACCATCTCCTGGATGGGAGGAAAGAACCCCTTCCTGGGCATCGCCTACATCACCGTGGGCTCCATCTGCTTCTTCCTGGGTGTGGTTCTGCTCATCATCCACCACAAATACGACAACCGCAACACCAGTGCGGATATCCCAAGCTAA
- the LOC134645182 gene encoding filamin-A-interacting protein 1-like, which yields MRSKSSGVDTPANGVLGVPQGDQEQEVSLPVKTLKAKVQQKDGEETVEVEVISDKPLDSSKAGDKRQNIMDLSKEDLLTLLGIMEGEIQAREDVICMLKSKQSSPEALESQYGSAVPGSALQALQRDGVITGTKPHNHSVYQKPMAELERLQEKHKETYRRMLGQLLLAEKCHRRTIHELDTEKRKHADYMNKSDDFTNLLEQERERLKKLLENEKAYQLRKENEHAKHLAKVREELVKLKSFALMLVNERQQHLEQIDQQSQRVQELSQQLQQREQALSEARQRAQEDGHRVLSLEAELKEKADKLKQQHEEMSAKLAGQQLLNRQLNTKLSGLTNEVEELQESNRALRRSEEELHELREKISRGECDNSNLIAELENLRKRVLEMEGKDEEITKTENQCKELRKRLQEEDNKSKDLRLEVEKLQKRMMALEKLEGAFSVSKSECAQLHGALEKEKGLTKELSDEVVALKIRMKELESSEIKLEKSELSLKDDLSKLKSLTVALMEERKTLMETAKSCEEKKDDLSNMVKAEQSKVMDVTEKLIEESKKLLKLKSEMETKIETLTNEKGELSTKLAYEIDKTKDLSSKVNQMKKKLDGFEQAEKLSGKNSVKCDMQRTSEPISRDDNKVKELTFEIERLKNRLKQLEVVEGDLLKTEDQYDMLEKKFMSEQDKANILSQQVEEMRTQIARNKAIEKGEEESQEEDLRQRCKREEARTRELQGDVVALKEKIHELMHKEDQLSQLQVDFSVLQQRFLEEEEKAKNMSTEVFHLTKELEMAKRQSRALRPSLNGRRIVDVAVTSTGVQTEASSSEPAEEDTPAGFIRKSVQEENHIMNNLRQKCLKKPAEKGSAVERSPSSGSDLGIKRSWIPWMRKKDNSPQETHLEKPLHNGESFSSELTMPQKPGQPFHIRVTPDHQNNMATLEIRSPTAGDVFSSSAPLSPNPSQPKSRITIIPTGTAPTQRRKSPAVSQGPERAKSPVTITAISRAKSPETSRTSSSNSGRPLSPVSIMTVSTAVACEASASPEPQEMTMGRAVFKVTPEKQMVPSPVRKGHGNTSIITTTDDNKIHIHLGNNIAPKMVVRPVAAVTESKEMTLSTGTVLRSPRQITTTTTRSTQSKVMSSITISPVTSSSSRTTQGMTGHDAQPPRSGLTRIPMSKSLKTGKAALGSLGVSGGVKLESRAESQSMRIEVKKSSVNSSTLQNGGKA from the exons GCCAGAGAGGATGTTATCTGCATGCTGAAGTCCAAACAGAGTTCCCCAGAAGCCCTTGAGTCACAGTATGGCTCCGCGGTCCCTGGCTCGGCCCTCCAGGCCCTTCAGAGAGACGGCGTCATCACAGGCACCAAACCACACAACCACAGTGTCTACCAGAAACCGATGGCTGAG CTGGAGCGTCTGCAGGAGAAGCACAAGGAGACGTACCGGCGGATGCTGGGTCAGCTGCTGCTCGCAGAAAAGTGCCACCGGCGAACGATCCACGAGCTGGACACAGAGAAGAGGAAGCACGCCGACTACATGAACAAGAGCGACGACTTCACCAACCTCCTggagcaggagagagaaag ACTGAAGAAGTTGCTTGAGAACGAGAAAGCCTACCAGCTCAGAAAGGAGAACGAACACGCCAAACATCTGGCCAAGGTGCGAGAGGAGCTGGTCAAACTGAAGTCTTTCGCCCTGATGTTGGTCAATGAGCGGCAGCAGCACCTGGAACAAATAGACCAGCAGAGCCAGCGGGTCCAggagctcagccagcagctgcagcagcgtGAGCAGGCTCTAAGTGAAGCCAGGCAGCGTGCTCAGGAAGATGGACACAGGGTGCTGAGCCTCGAGGCCGAGCTTAAAGAGAAAGCCGACAAGCTCAAGCAACAACACGAAGAGATGAGTGCCAAGCTAGCTGGTCAGCAGCTTCTCAATCGTCAGCTAAATACAAAACTTTCAGGCCTCACGAATGAGGTCGAGGAGCTACAGGAAAGCAACAGAGCACTGAGGAGATCTGAGGAGGAACTGCATGAGCTAAGGGAGAAGATCAGCAGAGGGGAGTGTGACAACTCAAACCTGATTGCTGAATTAGAGAACTTGAGAAAACGAGTGCTGGAGATGGAAGGAAAGGATGAGGAGATTACTAAAACAGAAAATCAGTGTAAGGAGCTACGGAAGAGGCTACAAGAGGAGGACAATAAGAGTAAAGACCTCAGACTGGAAGTGGAGAAGCTCCAAAAAAGAATGATGGCATTGGAAAAACTCGAGGGAGCATTTAGCGTTAGCAAATCCGAGTGTGCACAGTTACACGGTGCTCTAGAAAAAGAGAAGGGCCTGACCAAAGAGCTTTCAGACGAAGTTGTAGCTCTCAAGATTCGTATGAAAGAGCTCGAGTCATCTGAGATAAAGCTGGAAAAGTCTGAGCTGAGCCTTAAGGATGACCTCAGTAAGCTTAAATCACTGACCGTCGCATTGATGGAAGAACGAAAGACCCTGATGGAAACAGCGAAGTCATGTGAGGAGAAAAAGGACGATTTAAGCAACATGGTCAAAGCTGAGCAGAGTAAAGTTATGGACGTGACAGAGAAGCTGatagaagaaagcaaaaagctCCTAAAATTGAAATCGGAGATGGAAACCAAAATAGAGACTTTAACGAATGAAAAGGGGGAGCTTAGCACTAAGCTAGCTTATGAAATTGATAAAACTAAGGACCTTAGCTCTAAAGTCaaccaaatgaaaaaaaagttagaTGGATTTGAGCAAGCAGAAAAACTTTCTGGAAAGAATTCAGTGAAATGTGACATGCAGAGAACATCTGAGCCCATCAGCAGAGACGACAACAAAGTTAAGGAGCTGACGTTTGAAATTGAGCGCCTGAAAAACCGTCTCAAACAGCTCGAAGTGGTAGAGGGAGATCTCCTCAAGACAGAGGATCAGTACGACATGTTGGAGAAAAAGTTCATGAGTGAACAGGACAAAGCCAACATTCTGTCCCAGCAGGTGGAGGAAATGCGGACTCAGATAGCACGGAATAAAGCGATCGAGAAAGGAGAGGAGGAAAGCCAGGAGGAAGATCTACGTCAACGTTGCAAGAGAGAGGAGGCCAGAACCAGGGAACTGCAAGGCGACGTGGTAGCGCTCAAGGAGAAGATCCACGAACTCATGCACAAAGAAGACCAGCTTTCTCAGCTCCAAGTGGACTTCTCCGTCCTGCAGCAGAGGTTCttggaagaagaagagaaagccAAGAACATGAGCACTGAAGTTTTCCATCTCACCAAAGAACTGGAGATGGCTAAGCGTCAAAGCCGAGCGCTGCGACCCAGCTTGAATGGGAGAAGAATAGTGGACGTGGCGGTGACGTCCACTGGCGTGCAGACAGAAGCGTCATCCTCCGAGCCAGCAGAGGAGGATACCCCGGCTGGCTTTATAAGAAAGTCTGTTCAAGAAGAGAACCACATTATGAACAACTTAAGACAGAAGTGCCTGAAGAAGCCAGCAGAGAAAGGCAGTGCTGTTGAGCGTTCACCTTCATCTGGCAGTGATTTAGGTATCAAGAGATCTTGGATTCCCTGGATGAGGAAAAAGGACAACAGCCCTCAAGAGACCCACCTGGAGAAGCCACTGCACAATGGAGAGAGCTTCTCCTCTGAGCTGACCATGCCCCAGAAGCCAGGTCAGCCTTTCCACATCCGAGTGACACCAGATCACCAAAACAACATGGCAACTCTTGAAATCAGAAGCCCGACTGCTGGGGATGTTTTCTCTAGTTCTGCTCCCCTCAGCCCCAATCCATCTCAACCCAAATCCAGAATCACCATCATTCCCACCGGCACTGCTCCGACCCAGCGGAGAAAGTCCCCCGCTGTGTCTCAGGGCCCCGAAAGGGCCAAGTCTCCAGTCACTATCACAGCTATATCTAGAGCCAAGTCTCCAGAAACCAGCCGAACCTCCTCCAGTAACTCAGGAAGACCCTTGTCCCCTGTCTCCATCATGACAGTGAGCACAGCTGTAGCGTGTGAAGCATCTGCCTCCCCAGAACCTCAGGAGATGACCATGGGCCGAGCTGTGTTCAAGGTTACCCCCGAGAAGCAGATGGTCCCATCGCCTGTACGAAAGGGTCACGGCAACACGAGTATCATCACCACGACTGACGATAACAAGATCCACATTCATCTAGGCAACAACATCGCCCCAAAGATGGTAGTCAGGCCAGTGGCTGCTGTCACAGAGAGCAAGGAAATGACCTTATCGACTGGGACAGTTTTGCGCTCGCCTCGTCAAATCACCACCACTACTACCAGGAGCACGCAGAGCAAAGTGATGAGCAGCATTACAATTTCTCCTGTTACGTCCTCCTCTTCCAGAACGACACAAGGCATG ACCGGGCACGATGCCCAGCCACCGCGCTCAGGGCTGACCCGCATCCCAATGTCCAAGAGCCTGAAGACGGGAAAGGCTGCGCTGGGATCCCTGGGGGTCTCCGGTGGAGTGAAACTGGAGTCGCGGGCTGAGAGTCAGTCTATGAGGATAGAAGTTAAGAAATCCAGCGTGAATAGCAGTACTTTACAAAATGGAGGAAAAGCCTGA